From one Halothece sp. PCC 7418 genomic stretch:
- a CDS encoding nucleotide sugar dehydrogenase: protein MKIIVWGLGYVGTVIAGCFAQMGHEVVGVDKLEAKLTALNEGKSPIKEPGLDELIQAGVRQGKIRGVSNGIPEVASADISLICVGTPSAPDGSTGLQYVRGVAAEIGDGLRETSRYHVVMMRSTIFPGTTRKVVLPILERHSQKTCGEDFGLVMNPEFLRESTAINDFFDPPYTVVGEFDPKSGDIATQLYAGIPGEVYRTAIETAELLKQTNNAFHALKVGFANEISRLSDRLGINGDQLMQMVCADTKLNISSAYLRPGFAFGGSCLPKDLRSITFHGQQLGENLPILQSILPSNERQVRAAALKVYDLNVRKIAVLGLSFKPNTDDLRESPVLKLIDDLWRDHRDIQVFDPDVQPEKLVGANREYLERQLPQIEKINRPSLEAALAGVEAVIVSHNRPEFKAAMQALPKQIAIINLASPQESYYPMGSVVSCETDQNVKQLQKT from the coding sequence ATGAAAATTATTGTCTGGGGTCTAGGTTATGTGGGCACAGTCATAGCCGGTTGTTTTGCCCAAATGGGTCATGAGGTTGTTGGCGTTGATAAGCTAGAGGCAAAACTCACAGCCCTGAATGAAGGTAAAAGCCCTATTAAAGAACCGGGTTTAGATGAACTGATCCAAGCTGGCGTGCGTCAGGGTAAAATTCGGGGGGTAAGTAACGGTATTCCTGAAGTCGCTAGTGCTGATATTTCCTTAATTTGTGTTGGGACTCCTAGCGCACCAGATGGTAGTACAGGACTCCAATATGTGCGCGGTGTTGCTGCAGAAATCGGTGATGGACTGCGCGAAACCTCTCGGTATCACGTTGTCATGATGCGGAGTACCATTTTCCCAGGGACAACCCGCAAGGTGGTCTTGCCGATATTAGAACGCCACTCCCAAAAAACTTGCGGTGAAGACTTTGGTTTAGTGATGAATCCTGAATTTTTACGGGAATCCACTGCAATCAATGATTTCTTTGATCCCCCTTATACTGTTGTGGGAGAGTTTGATCCTAAATCAGGAGACATTGCCACTCAACTTTATGCGGGAATTCCTGGTGAAGTGTATCGGACAGCAATTGAAACTGCGGAACTGCTCAAGCAAACGAATAATGCCTTCCATGCCTTGAAAGTTGGTTTTGCCAACGAGATTAGTCGTTTAAGTGACCGCTTGGGCATTAATGGCGATCAACTGATGCAAATGGTTTGCGCCGATACGAAACTCAATATTTCTTCTGCTTATTTGCGTCCAGGCTTTGCGTTTGGTGGGTCTTGCTTACCGAAAGATCTGCGCTCAATTACGTTTCATGGTCAGCAGTTAGGGGAAAATTTACCGATTTTACAGTCGATTTTACCCAGTAATGAACGTCAAGTTCGCGCTGCTGCTCTCAAAGTCTATGATTTAAATGTCAGGAAAATTGCTGTTCTCGGATTAAGTTTTAAACCCAATACCGATGATTTACGGGAAAGTCCTGTCCTCAAACTGATTGACGATCTCTGGCGCGATCATAGGGATATCCAAGTTTTTGATCCCGATGTACAACCCGAAAAACTGGTTGGGGCGAATCGAGAATATTTAGAGCGTCAACTTCCCCAAATTGAGAAAATTAATCGTCCCAGTCTGGAGGCAGCATTAGCGGGGGTAGAAGCGGTGATCGTCTCCCATAATCGCCCTGAGTTTAAAGCAGCGATGCAAGCCCTTCCGAAGCAGATTGCGATCATTAATTTAGCCTCTCCACAAGAGTCTTACTATCCCATGGGCAGTGTCGTTTCTTGTGAAACCGATCAAAACGTTAAACAGCTACAAAAAACTTAG
- a CDS encoding F0F1 ATP synthase subunit gamma has product MANLKEIRDRIDSVKNTRKITEAMRLVAAAKVRRAQEQVSSTRPFADRLAQVLYNLQSRLRFEDVDLPLLDNREVKSVGLLVVSGDRGLCGAYNANVIKRARQRAEELEAEGIDYKYILVGSKATQFFTRRQAPVEANYTNLEQIPTAEEASDIADELLSLFLSETVDRVELIYTKFVSLISSRPVIQTLLPLDPQGLEVSDDEIFRLTTRGGDFDVEREKVESDTRTQTYPRDMLFEQDPVQILDALLPLYLNNQLLRALQESAASELASRMTAMNNASDNATDLIKTLTLSYNKARQAAITQEILEVVAGAEALG; this is encoded by the coding sequence ATGGCAAACTTAAAAGAAATTCGCGATCGGATTGATTCAGTTAAAAATACTCGTAAAATTACTGAAGCGATGCGCCTCGTTGCAGCAGCCAAAGTGAGACGGGCGCAAGAACAAGTGAGTTCAACTCGTCCCTTTGCTGACCGTCTAGCACAAGTTCTCTATAACCTGCAAAGCCGTCTCCGCTTTGAAGATGTTGACCTTCCCTTACTGGATAACCGTGAAGTAAAATCCGTTGGTTTACTCGTTGTATCGGGCGATCGCGGTTTGTGTGGGGCATACAACGCCAACGTGATTAAGCGAGCACGTCAACGAGCCGAAGAATTAGAAGCAGAGGGCATTGATTACAAATATATTTTAGTGGGGAGTAAAGCAACCCAGTTTTTCACCCGTCGTCAAGCCCCAGTTGAAGCCAATTACACCAATTTAGAACAAATTCCAACGGCAGAAGAAGCCTCGGATATTGCAGATGAACTGCTTTCTCTGTTCTTATCGGAAACCGTGGATCGGGTGGAATTAATCTATACCAAATTTGTGTCTTTAATTAGTTCCCGCCCTGTGATTCAAACCTTACTTCCTTTAGATCCTCAAGGGTTGGAAGTTTCTGATGATGAAATTTTCCGTTTAACCACCAGAGGGGGAGACTTCGACGTAGAACGAGAAAAAGTTGAGAGTGACACTCGAACTCAAACTTATCCTCGGGATATGCTATTCGAGCAAGATCCAGTGCAAATTCTAGATGCACTTTTGCCCTTGTATCTCAACAACCAGTTATTACGAGCCCTGCAAGAATCTGCAGCCAGTGAGTTAGCCTCACGGATGACAGCAATGAATAACGCCAGCGACAACGCAACCGACCTCATTAAAACCTTGACGTTATCTTACAACAAAGCACGTCAAGCTGCGATTACCCAAGAGATTTTAGAGGTTGTCGCAGGTGCAGAAGCCCTCGGTTAA
- a CDS encoding glycosyltransferase has translation MNDFVVLGAIGLWRWSWLIFHALRSVAYRIWVFPRWRRKARHIPIATLPRFAIVIPTYKEKPWITDRVFRAIAREAQTLNSPLTLVPVTTAEENRAIAQILTEEDPSRNTVKLLNVSDPAQGKRGALVAGLEALHESGFPADGIVALMDGDSELMPGSIRNSLPFFRLFPKLGGLTTNEMPEVHGSYLFSEWLHLRFSQRHHYMCSHALSNKVLCLTGRCSFFRAEAALDPTFRGLLARDFLNDWLWGQFRFLSGDDKTTWYWLLREGYDMIYLPDVMVYTIETISGSLMSRAYQNIRRWSGNTLRNGTRALALGPHRTGFLTWLCVLDQGINMWTTLISPGLLVISLLLGNWIIASIIACWLVLTRCLYLLMVFWGRPSLLKLVHLPIMLFTQWWTALIKIFTRMNLSQQKWTNRHGNNKGGKNQLSWGQQVQKKSSQFLLYTQMCSFMIFLCWQWGMIEIGQDLPSWWKTRQLTAQPIPTTVVQAIDYGIIPNDGKDDAKALQTLMNNLPATGLVEVRLPLGEIELFQPLEVHRSQTLIIGEGRQGTILRSFLKPPVSAVLKVQPQPPQNSLADIELRDFTIEAANPDLNQLASSIHIEQLQGGALRNLSLQVGQNKALTLVETHKIRLEYINH, from the coding sequence TTGAACGATTTCGTGGTCTTGGGGGCAATTGGGTTGTGGCGATGGTCATGGCTGATCTTTCATGCCTTACGCTCTGTCGCCTATCGCATCTGGGTTTTTCCCCGTTGGCGTCGGAAAGCCCGTCACATTCCAATAGCCACTTTACCTCGGTTTGCCATTGTGATTCCCACCTATAAGGAAAAACCTTGGATTACAGACCGCGTTTTCCGAGCGATTGCCAGAGAAGCCCAAACCTTGAATTCTCCTCTGACACTGGTTCCTGTCACAACAGCAGAAGAAAACCGCGCGATCGCGCAAATCTTAACAGAAGAAGATCCGAGCCGAAACACCGTGAAACTACTGAATGTTTCTGATCCGGCTCAAGGCAAACGTGGTGCATTAGTTGCTGGTTTAGAAGCCTTACATGAATCCGGTTTTCCTGCTGACGGTATTGTTGCCTTAATGGATGGAGACTCCGAGTTAATGCCTGGCAGTATCCGTAACTCTTTACCCTTTTTCCGACTTTTTCCAAAACTGGGGGGATTAACCACGAATGAGATGCCCGAAGTCCATGGCTCTTATCTCTTTTCCGAATGGTTACACCTGCGCTTTTCTCAACGCCACCATTATATGTGTTCTCATGCCTTATCGAATAAGGTGCTGTGTCTAACTGGACGTTGCTCCTTCTTTCGAGCCGAAGCTGCTCTCGATCCGACATTTCGAGGCTTACTTGCCAGAGACTTTCTCAATGATTGGCTGTGGGGACAGTTTCGCTTCTTATCGGGAGATGATAAAACCACTTGGTATTGGTTGCTGCGAGAAGGCTATGACATGATTTATCTGCCTGATGTCATGGTTTATACCATTGAAACCATTTCCGGGTCTCTAATGAGTCGAGCGTATCAAAATATCAGGCGCTGGTCTGGAAATACACTTCGCAATGGCACTCGGGCTTTAGCCTTGGGTCCCCATCGCACTGGTTTCTTGACTTGGCTGTGTGTTCTCGATCAAGGGATCAATATGTGGACAACCCTGATCAGTCCAGGTCTGCTGGTGATTTCTTTGCTCTTAGGGAACTGGATCATTGCTAGCATAATCGCCTGTTGGTTAGTGTTAACCCGTTGCTTATATCTCTTGATGGTGTTTTGGGGACGACCTTCTCTTCTCAAGTTAGTCCACTTACCAATTATGTTGTTTACTCAATGGTGGACTGCTTTAATTAAAATCTTTACTCGCATGAATCTTTCCCAACAAAAATGGACAAATCGCCATGGGAATAACAAAGGTGGGAAGAATCAGTTGAGTTGGGGACAACAAGTGCAAAAAAAATCATCCCAGTTTTTGCTTTACACTCAAATGTGTAGTTTTATGATCTTTTTGTGTTGGCAGTGGGGCATGATTGAAATTGGTCAAGATCTACCGAGTTGGTGGAAAACTCGTCAACTAACAGCCCAACCCATACCGACAACAGTGGTGCAAGCCATTGATTATGGCATTATTCCCAATGATGGCAAAGATGATGCCAAAGCTTTACAAACTTTAATGAATAATCTCCCTGCAACTGGGCTTGTTGAAGTTCGTTTACCCCTCGGTGAAATTGAGTTATTTCAGCCTTTAGAAGTTCACCGTAGCCAGACTTTAATCATTGGTGAGGGAAGACAAGGAACAATTTTACGGTCTTTTTTGAAACCGCCAGTCTCTGCTGTTTTGAAAGTCCAGCCCCAGCCTCCTCAAAACAGTTTAGCTGACATCGAACTCCGAGATTTCACCATTGAAGCAGCCAACCCTGATCTCAATCAATTAGCAAGCAGTATTCACATTGAGCAGTTGCAAGGAGGGGCGCTGAGAAACTTATCCTTGCAAGTGGGACAAAATAAGGCTCTGACTCTCGTGGAAACCCATAAGATTCGTCTTGAATATATCAATCATTGA
- a CDS encoding HNH endonuclease — MGSYPDVKVEVAKLLKTQKGKCAICGLHFQDGDLWEVDHITPRSKKGKNTLRNKQLLHRHCHDVKSRNDGSYEGCA; from the coding sequence ATGGGTTCATACCCTGACGTAAAGGTTGAAGTTGCAAAACTTCTTAAAACCCAAAAAGGAAAGTGTGCAATTTGCGGACTACACTTCCAAGATGGAGATTTGTGGGAGGTTGACCATATAACGCCTCGTAGTAAAAAGGGTAAAAATACCCTAAGAAATAAACAACTTCTCCATCGACATTGCCATGATGTAAAATCTCGTAATGATGGTAGTTATGAAGGATGTGCCTAA
- the ltrA gene encoding group II intron reverse transcriptase/maturase, producing the protein MDDPTWLWRNINWKKVEVKVFKLQKRIYQASQRGDVKKVRKLQRLLSKSFYAKLFAVRTVSQDNQGKRTAGVDGVKSLTPPERLTLAGSLQFANKSKPARRVWIPKSDGSKRGLGIPTLYERAKQAVLKLALEPEWEAKFEPNSYGFRKGRACHDAIEAIWNGLRTKDKYVLDADISKCFDRINHDYLLQKLNTSPTFARQIRAWLKAGIVDGGSLFPTKEGTPQGGVISPLLANIALHGLETIVREYIVNQPPERVGIKGKRDKLRTLDFVRYADDFVLMHWNREIVEECKVIIEDFLSKIGCELKPSKTRICHTAKTVEDDKVGFDFLGFTIRQYEVGKHQHGKKKSNLMTIIKPSDEKVKLHYQKLADTIDRHQASNQINLIQELNSIIKGWSNYYSACCSFETFKDLDNKIVV; encoded by the coding sequence ATGGATGACCCGACGTGGTTGTGGCGGAATATCAATTGGAAGAAAGTTGAAGTCAAAGTTTTTAAGCTCCAAAAGCGCATCTATCAAGCGTCCCAACGTGGTGATGTCAAAAAGGTTCGTAAACTCCAAAGATTGTTGTCAAAGTCCTTTTACGCAAAGCTGTTCGCAGTGAGAACCGTATCGCAGGACAACCAAGGAAAAAGAACGGCTGGTGTGGACGGGGTTAAATCGTTAACTCCTCCCGAAAGGTTGACCTTGGCTGGTTCACTTCAATTTGCAAATAAATCAAAGCCTGCTCGAAGAGTATGGATACCAAAATCCGATGGCTCTAAACGCGGGTTAGGAATACCGACTCTTTATGAACGGGCTAAGCAAGCTGTACTAAAACTGGCATTAGAACCAGAATGGGAAGCAAAGTTTGAACCTAACTCTTATGGATTCAGAAAAGGACGAGCTTGTCACGATGCCATAGAAGCAATATGGAATGGATTAAGAACTAAGGACAAATACGTCCTAGATGCAGATATATCCAAATGTTTCGACCGTATCAACCATGATTACTTACTACAAAAATTGAATACATCTCCGACCTTCGCTCGACAGATTAGAGCGTGGCTAAAAGCAGGAATCGTTGATGGTGGGTCATTATTTCCCACAAAAGAGGGTACTCCACAAGGCGGGGTCATTTCTCCGTTATTAGCAAATATAGCCCTTCATGGGTTAGAAACCATAGTCAGGGAATACATTGTCAATCAACCCCCAGAAAGGGTTGGAATAAAAGGTAAACGGGACAAATTAAGAACCCTTGACTTTGTAAGATATGCAGATGATTTCGTGTTAATGCACTGGAATCGGGAAATTGTGGAGGAATGTAAAGTAATAATTGAGGATTTCCTCTCTAAAATTGGTTGTGAATTGAAACCATCGAAGACACGCATTTGCCATACCGCCAAAACTGTAGAAGATGATAAAGTGGGTTTCGACTTCTTGGGGTTCACAATTCGACAGTATGAGGTAGGAAAACATCAGCATGGCAAGAAAAAATCGAATTTGATGACAATAATCAAGCCCTCGGACGAAAAGGTGAAGCTACATTATCAAAAACTGGCTGATACCATCGACCGTCATCAAGCATCGAATCAGATAAATTTAATCCAAGAATTAAATTCTATCATCAAGGGATGGTCTAATTATTACTCAGCCTGCTGTAGTTTTGAAACCTTCAAAGACTTAGATAACAAGATAGTGGTCTAA